In Laspinema palackyanum D2c, one genomic interval encodes:
- a CDS encoding aminotransferase class V-fold PLP-dependent enzyme: protein MNPIDRQQFPALKNKSYFNYGGQGPMPESALTALFQSYQSIQEKGPFSGEVLLWISEELAATRQAIASELGVMADTITLTENVSIGCNIPLWGLDWQPGDRILLGDCEHPGVVSAVGEVARRFDLQVSICPLMETLNEGNPTVAIASHLHPNTRLVVLSHILWNTGQVLPLTDIVKVCHEFNQKSPPSPKVRVLVDAAQSVGILPLNLTKSGVDYYAFTGHKWWCGPEGLGGLYVSPDAAETLHPTFIGWRSVALNSIGDWEGFKPDGRRFEMATSAYPLLAGLRKAISFHQGMGTPEERYDRIQALSHQLWTKLRDLPDIICLKTTPPEAGLVSFQIKENLRKSGANHDKLVKFLEKEHRIMVRTILKPDCVRACVHYFTLESEIEQLIKGIQDYCQEI, encoded by the coding sequence GTGAACCCGATTGATCGCCAGCAATTTCCCGCTTTAAAGAATAAATCGTATTTTAACTATGGTGGACAAGGACCGATGCCCGAATCGGCATTAACCGCCCTGTTTCAATCCTATCAATCAATTCAGGAAAAAGGACCCTTTAGCGGAGAAGTGTTACTCTGGATCTCTGAAGAACTTGCGGCAACTCGACAGGCGATCGCCTCGGAACTCGGGGTCATGGCAGATACCATTACCCTCACCGAAAATGTCTCGATTGGATGCAATATTCCCCTCTGGGGTTTGGATTGGCAACCGGGCGATCGCATCCTCCTCGGCGACTGCGAACATCCGGGAGTTGTCTCTGCTGTCGGTGAAGTCGCCCGTCGGTTCGATTTACAAGTTTCAATTTGTCCCTTGATGGAAACTTTAAATGAGGGGAATCCCACTGTGGCGATCGCCTCCCATCTCCACCCCAATACTCGCTTAGTCGTTCTCAGTCATATCCTCTGGAATACCGGCCAAGTTTTACCCCTTACTGATATTGTTAAAGTTTGCCATGAATTTAACCAAAAATCCCCCCCTTCCCCAAAAGTTAGAGTTCTTGTAGATGCTGCCCAATCCGTCGGCATTTTACCCTTAAATCTCACCAAAAGTGGGGTTGATTATTATGCCTTTACGGGACATAAATGGTGGTGTGGACCGGAAGGGTTAGGTGGATTATATGTCAGTCCTGATGCCGCAGAAACCCTTCATCCAACCTTTATTGGTTGGCGCAGTGTTGCCTTGAATTCTATCGGTGATTGGGAAGGATTTAAACCCGATGGACGACGTTTTGAAATGGCAACTTCCGCTTATCCCTTATTAGCCGGATTACGAAAAGCGATCTCCTTTCATCAGGGCATGGGAACCCCTGAAGAACGCTACGATCGCATCCAAGCCTTAAGTCATCAACTCTGGACAAAACTCCGAGACTTACCGGATATTATTTGTTTAAAAACCACTCCACCGGAAGCCGGTTTAGTCTCGTTTCAGATTAAGGAAAATCTGCGAAAATCTGGGGCGAATCATGACAAATTGGTAAAATTTTTGGAAAAAGAACATCGCATCATGGTCCGGACTATTCTCAAGCCGGATTGTGTAAGAGCTTGCGTTCATTATTTTACCTTAGAATCTGAAATAGAGCAACTAATTAAGGGAATTCAAGATTATTGTCAGGAGATTTAA